In the Kaistella sp. 97-N-M2 genome, one interval contains:
- a CDS encoding M1 family metallopeptidase has translation MTKLFSFFFLTLFSLTIFSQELYTPRNIKKTFEKQTRSKDGKPGKNYWQNGGNYAIDFAVNPDSKTISGKETIDYSNNSPDSLKTLVIRFVNNVHKPTSPRGSRVSKDFLSDGLTIKSLSVNGADYKVNSENWETLYELKLTTALLPKSKNQIKIVWEYPLSKESGREGQIDENTFFCAYAYPRISVYDDYNGWDKLPHNGRNEFYNDFNNYEVSISVPKNYIVYATGVLKNAEEVLQPKALSRFKKSLTSDEIIHVATKEHIQAKKITLQNAQNTWKFSASNITDFTFGVSSTYVWDASSVQLNSKKVSVQATYNAGTADFEKYVEWQKYCIKWFSENWPGIEYPFPTMTAFQGFADMEYPMMVNDTAIPDNFADSRQTVDHEIAHTYFPFFMGINETSYAFMDEGWATALEYLIGEAENGKEFNDKMFTDFRVKRYINDPSTEEDQPVISLSTQVSGSGYGNNSYIKPALSYLALKDLLGDDLFKKALHHYMNTWSGKHPIPWDYFNTMNAGSGKDLTWFWQNWFFSNHYIDLKLDSAKVSGQNLVLNIDNVGGFAIPFDVDITFTDGTVSKKHFTPEVWKTNSTYETAVSVSKKVKSVQLNGGIYLDYTPDDNLITL, from the coding sequence ATGACCAAACTATTCAGCTTCTTCTTTCTGACGCTCTTTTCGCTCACCATTTTTTCGCAGGAACTTTACACGCCAAGAAACATTAAAAAAACCTTTGAAAAGCAAACCCGTTCCAAAGATGGAAAACCCGGTAAAAATTACTGGCAGAACGGCGGGAACTACGCTATCGACTTTGCGGTGAATCCTGACTCGAAAACAATTTCGGGCAAAGAAACCATTGATTATTCCAACAATTCTCCGGACAGTTTAAAAACTTTGGTAATTCGCTTTGTTAATAATGTTCACAAACCGACGTCACCGCGCGGAAGTAGAGTTTCCAAAGATTTTTTAAGCGATGGATTAACAATAAAATCTCTTTCTGTGAATGGCGCCGATTATAAAGTAAACAGCGAAAACTGGGAAACGCTTTATGAATTAAAATTGACGACGGCTCTGCTCCCAAAATCAAAAAATCAAATCAAAATCGTCTGGGAATATCCTCTATCAAAAGAAAGTGGGAGAGAAGGCCAGATCGACGAAAATACTTTTTTCTGCGCTTATGCGTACCCGAGAATTTCCGTTTACGATGATTACAACGGCTGGGATAAGCTGCCGCACAACGGTAGAAACGAATTTTATAACGACTTCAACAATTACGAAGTTTCCATTTCGGTACCGAAAAATTACATCGTGTACGCGACGGGAGTTTTAAAAAATGCCGAAGAAGTTCTGCAACCGAAAGCTTTAAGCAGATTTAAAAAGTCCTTAACCAGTGACGAAATTATTCATGTCGCGACCAAAGAACACATTCAAGCCAAAAAGATAACCCTTCAAAACGCCCAAAATACGTGGAAATTCAGCGCTTCCAATATCACTGATTTTACTTTTGGCGTAAGTTCAACCTATGTTTGGGATGCGTCAAGCGTTCAGCTAAACTCGAAGAAAGTTAGCGTTCAGGCAACGTACAATGCGGGCACTGCCGATTTCGAAAAATATGTCGAATGGCAGAAATACTGCATCAAATGGTTTTCCGAAAACTGGCCCGGCATTGAATATCCCTTTCCCACAATGACGGCATTTCAGGGATTCGCCGATATGGAATATCCAATGATGGTGAATGATACGGCGATTCCGGATAATTTCGCGGATTCGCGCCAAACCGTGGATCACGAAATTGCGCACACGTACTTTCCTTTTTTTATGGGCATCAACGAAACAAGTTACGCTTTTATGGACGAAGGTTGGGCGACCGCTTTGGAGTATCTCATCGGAGAAGCAGAAAACGGCAAAGAATTTAACGATAAAATGTTTACGGATTTCCGCGTAAAACGGTACATCAACGATCCGTCCACAGAAGAAGATCAACCCGTTATTTCCCTGAGCACGCAGGTTTCGGGCAGCGGTTATGGCAATAATTCTTACATCAAACCTGCCTTGTCGTATTTGGCGTTGAAAGATCTTTTGGGCGATGATTTATTCAAAAAAGCTTTGCATCATTATATGAACACTTGGAGCGGTAAACATCCGATTCCGTGGGATTATTTCAACACAATGAATGCGGGAAGCGGCAAAGATTTAACGTGGTTTTGGCAGAACTGGTTTTTCAGCAATCACTATATCGATTTAAAGTTGGATTCCGCGAAAGTTTCTGGTCAGAATTTAGTTTTGAACATTGATAATGTTGGTGGTTTTGCCATACCGTTTGACGTTGATATCACCTTTACGGACGGAACGGTTTCAAAGAAGCATTTTACGCCTGAAGTCTGGAAAACCAACTCCACTTATGAAACTGCAGTTTCAGTTTCAAAGAAAGTGAAAAGCGTTCAACTGAATGGCGGAATTTATCTGGATTATACGCCTGATGATAATTTAATTACCCTTTAA
- a CDS encoding PH domain-containing protein yields MKEFETAKMDNFTKAITVILVIFLPSLALSSFFMEPAKPIVSVFLTLLLVGVIIFSYGFVPKRIAFSASHILITNFYGPVLIDLKEIKNLEKIDKTGFNLRTFGVGGLFGYFGYFNGGDIWYVTNIHKKVKITLNSGQIYMISPEKRDDFLNLTAQQMNSPV; encoded by the coding sequence ATGAAAGAATTTGAGACCGCGAAAATGGATAATTTTACAAAAGCGATCACCGTCATCTTAGTCATTTTCCTGCCTTCGCTCGCTCTAAGTTCATTTTTTATGGAGCCCGCCAAACCGATTGTTTCCGTCTTTTTGACGCTGCTTTTAGTAGGCGTTATTATTTTTTCTTACGGTTTCGTACCCAAAAGAATTGCGTTTTCTGCCTCGCATATTTTGATTACAAATTTTTACGGTCCCGTTTTAATCGATCTCAAGGAAATCAAAAATTTGGAGAAAATTGATAAGACCGGCTTCAATCTGCGAACTTTTGGCGTGGGAGGTTTATTTGGCTATTTTGGTTATTTCAATGGCGGCGATATTTGGTACGTTACCAATATTCATAAAAAAGTTAAGATTACCTTAAACTCAGGTCAAATTTATATGATCAGTCCGGAGAAGCGGGATGATTTTCTAAACCTAACTGCCCAACAAATGAATTCGCCTGTGTAA